Part of the Halarsenatibacter silvermanii genome, TGGATCATCTATTTCCAGTATGTCTCCTACCGGCACACCGTATTGTCCCCGTTCGCGAGAGCAAACATTACCCACCCCTATTTCCTGACACAGACGATTATGATTCACCGATTCATTTGCCACCATATATTCCCAGACAACTTCATCGTTTTCCCGATCCTTCACCACAAATTTCATTTTAATTTCACCCCCGAATTTAAACATATGAATAATTTTTTGAATTATCAAAAGAAAAAACAATCCCTGCTAATAAAAGCAGGGACGGGACCCTGTCGCAAAATTATAGAGTTTATTCTGACATGATCAAATTTTACTTTTATGAACCTGTGGAAACCAGCTTCTGGTCTTCAAACAGAGACGCACTAAAATCAGCATTATCGGCACCTCTATCAACATTCCAGTAACTGCTGCCAGCGTAGCTCCTGAATCAACTCCAAAGAGAGTTATTGCCATAGCTATAGCCACTTCAAAATGATTGCTGGCTGCTATTTGGGCTGTAGGAGCAGCATCATCATAGGGAAGCCCCAATTTTTTGGAGGCATAATAGCCTATTCCAAAAATAGTAAGCACCTGAATCGTCAGAGGCACCAGCACCAGCAGTACCAGCAGAGGGTTGGTCAAAACAAGTTCAGATTGAGGAGCTACAATCATCACTATTGTAAATAATAAAGCTGCCGTGGAAACATAATGCAGCTTGGAGGTAAATTCCTCGAAACGCTCTCTTCCCTGTTTTTCCAGCAGTTTCTTTCTGGTAAAGTGTCCGGCTACCAGCGGCAGACCCACATAGGCCAGCACTCCAAAAGCAACTCTGCCGATAGGAACCGGCACATCAGCCACCGGCAGAAGCAGCACGGCCAGTGGACCGTAGAGGACAACCATCGAGAGCGAGTTGATAGCTACCATGACAACTACGTGTCCCATGTTGCCCCGGGAAAGATAGCCCCAGACCAATACCATAGCTGTACAGGGGGCTATGCCAAGCAGGATCATACCTGCCATCAATTCGCTGCCCAGCTCATAGCCGATAAAAGGACTCCAGATAACTCTCATAAAAAGCCAGGCCACAAAGGCCATGGTAAATGGTTTTACTGCCCAGTTTAAAACAAGAGTGGTGACAATAGGCTTGGTTGATTTGCCGGCCTTTAATATCTTCTTAAAATCAGTCTGGACCATTATGGGATAAATCATTAAAAACAGGGCAATAGCTACGGGAACAGGATAACCCGCTATCTCCGCTGCTTCAAAAGCGTCAGCAAGGCCGGGAAATATCTGCCCCAGTGCCAGTCCACCAATTATACATAAACCTACCCAGACAGTGAGATATCTTTCAAAAAACCCTAATTCATGTTCCTCCTGCATAATATCACTCCTCTAATTGTATTAAATTATCAATTATAAAAATAGATCAATACATCTCGAATCAAAAATTATTCTGCATATTTGACTACAATCATATACTAATATAGACTGGTTTTATTGTCAAATTATATTTCACAGTATTTTAACCGCTGTCATTTTGCTCAAACATCTCAATTTGTTCAAACATTTTATTTCGTTTTAAAATCCTCCTGACCTAAAATAACTCAGCCTCATCCAGGCCATCACATTCTACTTCAC contains:
- the arsB gene encoding ACR3 family arsenite efflux transporter, with the translated sequence MQEEHELGFFERYLTVWVGLCIIGGLALGQIFPGLADAFEAAEIAGYPVPVAIALFLMIYPIMVQTDFKKILKAGKSTKPIVTTLVLNWAVKPFTMAFVAWLFMRVIWSPFIGYELGSELMAGMILLGIAPCTAMVLVWGYLSRGNMGHVVVMVAINSLSMVVLYGPLAVLLLPVADVPVPIGRVAFGVLAYVGLPLVAGHFTRKKLLEKQGRERFEEFTSKLHYVSTAALLFTIVMIVAPQSELVLTNPLLVLLVLVPLTIQVLTIFGIGYYASKKLGLPYDDAAPTAQIAASNHFEVAIAMAITLFGVDSGATLAAVTGMLIEVPIMLILVRLCLKTRSWFPQVHKSKI